From a single Metopolophium dirhodum isolate CAU chromosome 6, ASM1992520v1, whole genome shotgun sequence genomic region:
- the LOC132946775 gene encoding myrosinase 1-like, which yields MASEEVGSFVSTKQFPDNFLLGTATGACQVEGAWNEDKAESIWDHYFHSNEANKSFRYFLDLPPSVIEKYIEKGVKPRLADIYKGMGVYEFPSTAINDGTHFNFNGDVAADTYHKTDIDVKLLKELGVQVYRFSVSPTRIIPMAHDHLPGKVGIAYYNNLIDKLIENGITPMVSLYHYDMIAEFNKIGGLANSASYVFYTNYARICFESFGDRVKYWTTTADIHLAAEGYGSEHFAPGYQEPLFSGYSDYQVLHHCIIVNASAYKLYNEEFRENQQGQISLTIDGVWFYPKDPNNPEHQKAAERARISTFGLIAHVLSTGQYPDAFLETIDKTNKREKIRIDRVEQFTKNQQELIKGSYDFIVFNYFNSVKVRPMTDEEISNELNLKRRDRGYFMELNNTTETEVYEGFLNCLKWLNETMNNPKIFIGENGFPEEDGIDESEKKIAYHTGILNKLLEALDENINVFGYCVWSFIDTLEFAFGYWKKFGIYAVDFNDESRPRSKKNSFDFFQQLFRTKKLQIKN from the exons ATGGCTTCTGAAGAAG ttgGCAGTTTCGTATCAACTAAACAATTTCCTGATAATTTTCTACTTGGGACGGCGACTGGGGCTTGTCAAGTAGAAGGAGCTTGGAATGAAG ATAAGGCGGAATCAATCTGGGACcattattttcattcaaatgAAGCAAACAAGTCGTTCAGATACTTCTTAGACTTACCACCATCTGTAATCGAAAAATACATAGAGAAAGGTGTTAAGCCTAGATTAGCTGATATATATAAGGGAATGGGAGTGTACGAATTTCCATCAACTGCAATTAACGATGgtacacattttaatttcaacggTGATGTAGCCGCGGATACGTACCACAAAACGGACATAGATGTCAAACTTCTTAAGGAATTGGGT GTTCAAGTTTATCGATTTTCCGTAAGTCCAACTAGGATTATTCCAATGGCTCATGACCATTTACCAGGAAAAGTTggaatagcatattataataatctaattgaCAAATTAATCGAAAATGGAATCACACCGATG GTATCGTTGTACCACTATGATATGATAGCGGAATTCAACAAAATCGGAGGACTAGCAAATTCGGCTagctatgtattttatacaaattatgcgAGAATTTGCTTTGAGAGTTTTGGAGATAGA GTAAAATATTGGACAACGACTGCAGACATACATTTAGCGGCTGAAGGATATGGTTCTGAGCATTTTGCTCCTGGTTACCAAGAAccattatttagtggatattcAGATTATCAAGTGTTACACCACTGTATTATTGTCAATGCAagtgcttataaattatacaacgaAGAGTTCAGGGAAAATCAACAAG gaCAAATAAGTTTAACCATAGACGGAGTTTGGTTCTACCCAAAAGATCCAAATAATCCGGAACATCAAAAGGCTGCTGAACGCGCACGAATATCAACa tttggttTGATAGCACATGTGCTATCTACGGGGCAATACCCAGATGCATTTTTAGAGACTATTGATAAAACCAATAAACGAGAAAAAATACGGATCGATCGTGTCGAACAATTTACAAAGAACCAACAAGAATTAATTAAAG GGTCATAcgattttattgtattcaactATTTTAATAGTGTAAAAGTGCGACCAATGACCGATGAAGAAATTTCAAATGAACTCAATCTTAAAAGAAGAGATCGAGGATATTTCATGGAATTAAATAATACCACAGAAActgaa GTTTATGAAGgatttttaaattgcttaaaATGGTTAAATGAAACTATGAATAATCCAAAAATATTCATCGGAGAAAACGGATTTCCCGAAGAAGATGGCATTGatgaaagtgaaaaaaaaatagcttacCATACT ggtattttaaataaattacttgaagCACTGGatgaaaacataaatgtttttggTTACTGTGTTTGGTCGTTTATAGATACTCTCGAATTCGCATTTGGTTATTG GAAGAAGTTTGGAATTTATGCGGTTGACTTTAATGATGAATCAAGGCCACGTTCAAAGAAAAATAGTTTCGACTTTTTTCAGCAGTTGTTCAGAACAaagaaattacaaataaaaaactag